One Paenibacillus sp. FSL H7-0737 DNA segment encodes these proteins:
- a CDS encoding transposase, whose translation MKVPLPTSNHTRDAFSWTYSLSCRLCEKTYSDHDAICGVQRAKANQNKFFIGYRKHSIVCPSPKGSVIPPNDTADVKLMLPPIEIMKKIEGLKVDYLVADLGYFDADDQKEARLKHDVAVVTEIRKHDIS comes from the coding sequence ATGAAGGTACCCCTACCAACATCAAACCATACGCGAGATGCATTTTCATGGACTTACAGTTTGAGCTGCAGACTTTGCGAGAAGACGTATTCCGATCACGACGCCATCTGCGGCGTTCAACGAGCGAAGGCGAACCAGAATAAGTTTTTCATTGGTTATCGCAAGCATTCCATTGTTTGCCCCAGCCCGAAAGGATCGGTCATCCCGCCCAATGATACGGCGGATGTCAAATTAATGCTGCCGCCAATTGAAATAATGAAGAAAATCGAAGGACTCAAGGTCGATTATCTGGTGGCCGATTTGGGTTATTTCGATGCCGATGATCAAAAAGAAGCGCGCCTTAAGCATGATGTAGCGGTCGTAACGGAAATCAGAAAACACGATATTTCCTGA
- a CDS encoding MurR/RpiR family transcriptional regulator has protein sequence MRGSMISQIELVLNELPESEKKVAEYILANAKEVLHMTIHELATKAEASSAAVVRFCRSLGIEGFPALKIRLSAEVEYTPHVRYFDVESNETLIPSLINCCRTPY, from the coding sequence TTGCGGGGAAGTATGATTTCGCAAATTGAGCTAGTCTTAAATGAATTGCCAGAATCAGAGAAAAAAGTAGCGGAGTACATTCTTGCAAATGCTAAAGAAGTACTGCATATGACCATACATGAGTTAGCGACAAAAGCGGAGGCAAGCAGTGCCGCGGTTGTTCGTTTTTGTCGGTCGCTTGGAATAGAGGGCTTTCCAGCGCTGAAAATCCGTTTATCCGCGGAGGTAGAGTACACGCCGCATGTTAGATACTTTGATGTTGAATCGAATGAAACGTTGATTCCATCATTGATAAATTGCTGTCGAACACCATACTGA
- a CDS encoding GNAT family N-acetyltransferase, with the protein MTTTPNIIVMNHPTREQLDKIYDILDECFSVGRAYFQERLDLDTTYDPDTTWFAMVDDKIASNVQIFPFHIRVGQAILKTGAMGSVGTDLNYRGLGLAHKILHAQTNYMKETDYDISLLLASKHAFYEKAGWRLIPETAFAIEKPASLEQQQNSDEIIPFEACYLDDIRFIYEQFNKNRTYTVIRSRTYWNDLLTWPEWKKVDCLLLRRNGKIVAYGIIEKKDTEQVFINELLYLNEAENGVEALFHALCQLRQNAKQILAMLPEDHKLYSYYQQHQANSIQINMAMWKMINLSSTFHKLQPELEDRLNRSNIIADQELHIALRSNEDCIYLDYKQKQLSVSDASNHTNPYTSIEVDERELMTYIMFGYNEAGAAKDSTEHANILQALFPKQQAVFYLTDKF; encoded by the coding sequence ATGACGACGACACCAAACATCATCGTAATGAACCATCCAACTAGAGAGCAGCTTGACAAGATTTACGATATTTTAGATGAATGCTTTTCCGTAGGCCGAGCTTATTTCCAAGAAAGATTAGACCTAGACACCACATATGATCCAGATACAACATGGTTTGCGATGGTTGACGATAAGATTGCATCTAATGTACAAATTTTTCCGTTTCATATTAGAGTCGGTCAAGCGATCTTGAAAACGGGTGCAATGGGGAGTGTCGGTACAGATCTAAATTACCGCGGGCTGGGGCTTGCACACAAAATTCTTCATGCGCAGACCAACTATATGAAAGAAACCGATTATGATATAAGCTTGCTTTTGGCTAGCAAGCATGCGTTTTATGAAAAAGCTGGCTGGAGACTTATTCCGGAGACTGCTTTCGCAATTGAAAAACCAGCAAGTTTGGAGCAGCAGCAAAACAGTGATGAAATCATTCCTTTTGAAGCCTGTTATCTCGATGATATCCGTTTCATCTATGAACAATTCAATAAGAATCGTACCTACACCGTGATCCGAAGTAGAACGTATTGGAATGATTTATTGACCTGGCCGGAATGGAAGAAAGTTGACTGCTTGCTCCTTCGCAGAAATGGAAAAATCGTCGCTTATGGCATCATTGAAAAGAAAGATACTGAACAAGTATTTATTAATGAATTATTGTATTTGAACGAAGCCGAAAACGGTGTTGAAGCTTTGTTTCATGCCTTATGTCAGCTGCGCCAAAATGCAAAGCAAATATTAGCGATGCTCCCAGAGGACCATAAGCTATATTCCTATTACCAACAGCATCAAGCAAATTCAATTCAAATCAATATGGCGATGTGGAAAATGATCAATCTCAGTTCAACTTTCCATAAGCTTCAGCCTGAATTAGAAGATCGCCTAAACCGTAGCAACATAATTGCAGACCAGGAGCTGCATATTGCACTTCGCAGCAATGAGGACTGTATCTACTTGGATTATAAGCAAAAGCAGCTTTCTGTTTCCGATGCTAGTAATCATACCAATCCCTATACTTCAATAGAAGTAGATGAACGTGAGCTAATGACTTATATCATGTTCGGCTATAATGAAGCAGGCGCAGCAAAGGACAGTACTGAGCACGCTAACATCCTTCAAGCTCTATTTCCGAAACAACAAGCTGTGTTTTATTTGACCGATAAATTTTAA
- a CDS encoding N-acetylglucosamine kinase — MAFIVGIDGGGTKTAVTITHDQEDSLFTFTVGPINYNGGDADAIAASFEEIFSQTRLYCGNLQEVAHICIGAAGISNPLVINFLEQHVRNNGYIGSLTITGDQETALYGAQNAMQGIILIAGTGSICFGVNEKGEQHRTGGFGHLIDDEGSGYSIGRDLLSILVQVEDGRITDTVIPAMVYEQLGLSTVKEIIGFVYDKNTTKKDIAQLAPIMTTACEKGDAHAIALAEKCAANLYELVVPVIERLKLYESPIAIAGSVLQKSRFVKEALERKLAQSYTQTKLILPIKDAAYGAVLLGRSKMNND, encoded by the coding sequence ATGGCATTTATCGTTGGAATTGATGGGGGTGGCACGAAAACAGCTGTCACCATTACGCATGACCAGGAAGACTCTTTATTCACCTTTACTGTAGGGCCTATTAATTATAACGGTGGTGATGCTGATGCTATTGCCGCCTCCTTTGAGGAAATTTTTAGTCAAACGAGGCTCTACTGCGGTAATTTACAAGAAGTTGCTCATATATGTATAGGTGCGGCAGGAATAAGTAATCCGCTGGTCATCAATTTTTTGGAGCAGCATGTGAGAAATAACGGTTATATCGGGTCATTAACGATTACAGGCGATCAAGAAACCGCATTATACGGGGCACAAAATGCGATGCAAGGCATCATTCTCATTGCCGGTACAGGATCGATTTGCTTTGGGGTCAATGAAAAAGGAGAGCAGCATCGCACAGGAGGCTTTGGTCATCTGATTGATGACGAGGGAAGCGGTTATAGCATTGGGCGCGATCTATTATCCATATTAGTTCAAGTGGAGGACGGAAGAATAACCGATACGGTCATCCCAGCGATGGTATATGAGCAGCTTGGATTAAGCACTGTGAAAGAGATTATTGGCTTTGTTTATGATAAAAATACGACGAAAAAAGATATTGCGCAGCTCGCACCGATTATGACGACCGCATGCGAGAAGGGCGATGCACATGCAATAGCGTTAGCGGAGAAATGTGCAGCCAATCTATATGAGCTTGTTGTGCCTGTTATTGAACGGCTTAAGCTATATGAAAGTCCGATTGCGATTGCAGGAAGTGTGCTGCAAAAGTCTCGCTTTGTGAAAGAAGCCTTGGAGAGAAAGCTCGCACAGAGCTACACGCAAACAAAGCTGATTTTGCCGATTAAGGATGCAGCCTACGGTGCTGTCCTGTTAGGAAGATCAAAAATGAACAACGACTAG